A stretch of Imperialibacter roseus DNA encodes these proteins:
- a CDS encoding type II toxin-antitoxin system RelE family toxin, producing MKVCIDKSFEKDTKKIKDKKLLTQLADTIEQIQASGNISEVKNIKKLKGAHSYFRVRLGDFRIGVSIVGDTVDFIRFLPRKDVYKYFP from the coding sequence ATGAAGGTTTGTATCGACAAGTCTTTTGAGAAGGATACTAAAAAGATAAAGGATAAAAAACTACTGACACAACTCGCCGACACCATCGAACAAATACAAGCCTCTGGAAATATAAGTGAGGTCAAAAATATCAAGAAGCTGAAAGGAGCTCATAGCTATTTCCGGGTTAGGCTGGGAGATTTTAGGATAGGCGTTTCAATAGTAGGAGACACGGTCGATTTCATCAGGTTTCTTCCCCGAAAGGATGTCTACAAATACTTTCCGTAG
- a CDS encoding WD40/YVTN/BNR-like repeat-containing protein, translating into MNFMLLTLLYGLLHFFAGDQPSEPSPETKMVELTKQTESTNIILQSKDGGQTWQDISHGLPELEERMVFFASESEIYLSTKGALYHSRTHLKMPVWEKENVTELKSTSITFNQSGVMAYSNDGHIYRKKPLADMWLPIYTSLITHSVATIFETSDGTVFMGTGKSLSKSTDKAQSWKPVQKGWVDNIVESEGVLLATGQQGIMRSTDNGDTWEWVISEGGVGIAVERIDGGFAAIAYNTRTQSRRIHTSFDGGKTWQAIDEGLQPSKNISSVKQMGNYLFVGHPDGIFRSSDMGNTWQRVHAGFGNPLYASLKFALWTPAAPVEKVFKLYVSDNVLYAVAVSPGC; encoded by the coding sequence ATGAATTTCATGCTACTAACCCTTTTGTATGGTCTGCTTCATTTCTTTGCTGGCGATCAGCCTTCAGAACCGTCACCTGAAACAAAGATGGTTGAACTGACTAAACAGACTGAATCCACCAACATCATTCTCCAATCAAAAGATGGCGGCCAGACGTGGCAAGATATCAGCCACGGTTTGCCTGAATTGGAAGAGCGTATGGTTTTTTTTGCCAGTGAGTCAGAAATTTATTTAAGTACTAAAGGTGCATTGTATCACAGCAGGACTCATCTTAAAATGCCCGTTTGGGAAAAGGAGAATGTTACTGAGCTAAAAAGTACTTCCATTACTTTCAATCAATCCGGAGTGATGGCCTACAGTAATGATGGGCACATTTATCGAAAAAAGCCCTTAGCAGACATGTGGTTGCCGATATATACAAGTCTTATAACGCATTCGGTAGCAACTATCTTTGAAACGTCTGATGGGACGGTATTTATGGGTACAGGCAAGAGTCTTTCCAAATCTACCGACAAAGCACAAAGCTGGAAGCCAGTCCAAAAAGGCTGGGTTGATAATATCGTGGAGTCAGAAGGTGTTCTATTGGCTACTGGTCAACAGGGGATCATGCGCTCGACCGACAATGGTGACACCTGGGAATGGGTCATCAGCGAGGGGGGCGTAGGCATAGCTGTTGAACGTATCGATGGTGGGTTTGCTGCGATAGCCTACAACACTCGAACTCAATCCAGAAGGATACACACTTCATTTGATGGTGGCAAAACCTGGCAAGCCATTGATGAAGGACTTCAGCCTTCTAAGAACATTTCATCTGTTAAGCAAATGGGTAACTATTTATTCGTCGGTCATCCGGATGGTATATTCCGTTCATCGGACATGGGTAACACATGGCAGCGTGTTCACGCAGGCTTTGGCAACCCGCTATATGCTTCACTGAAATTCGCCTTGTGGACGCCGGCAGCACCTGTTGAGAAAGTATTTAAACTCTATGTTTCCGACAATGTACTCTACGCTGTGGCAGTATCTCCTGGGTGCTGA
- a CDS encoding GH92 family glycosyl hydrolase: MPLRFSTSFLRFKLALVLAVFAHQVAFAQSSGQALTSHVNPFLGTDFFGHTFPGPALPYGMVHLSPDVGTDGWTYCAGYIYQSTSIIGFSHTHWSGVGMVNGGEVMLMPTVGNMLQVVPGTEENPDSGYRSRYSHLEEEASPGYYSVMLKDYDVKVELTTTRRVGLHRYTFPKAANSRVILDLGHQIGSTYSEENSELSIVNNSRIEGVKTTQQGKLYFVAEFSKPFLYYGTFDANYVTPESGASIFPYKSGEAGKKIGAFVQFETDEKEQVLVKVGISYVDLAGARKNLEAEIPDWDFEQVRKAASQVWEKELSTIQIDGASDNQKQIFYSALYRSFLSQYISQDVDGRYRGSDGKIHVAKGFDFYGSFSCWDTYRSQHPLLTLTAPEHVNDFIRSIEAKVDNFGWLPAQHFQGVFKESMVGDHLIPVIVDAYMKGYRDYDIKKLYAAMRTKALQNPQPPVPEYMGRAGLAYYLELGYTPVDRVTEAVPNTLELAYDDWCIAQLALELGKQDDYKLFMKRAGNYAKLWDKETQFMRPRKADGTWLEPLGSHEQEIEQYEGHHYYKYFDPLLVGRRPNRHYTESNAWQYVWSVQHDPQGLIDLFGGNKAFTKKLDTFFEMSPLITPPKYVGVVGTIGQYVHGNQPSHHVAYLYNYAGQPWKTQERVRQICEELYRPGPGGLCGNEDMGSLSSWYVLSSLGIYAVTPGSPNYVIGSPLFGEATLQLAGNKTFAIKALNNSKDNKYIKSATLNGAAFNRTWITQDEITAGGELIFRMGPTPNEKWGTGRGAAPPSMSVGN, from the coding sequence ATGCCCTTACGATTTTCGACCTCCTTTTTGCGTTTCAAACTCGCCCTGGTTTTGGCGGTATTTGCCCATCAGGTTGCCTTCGCTCAGAGCTCCGGCCAGGCACTAACAAGCCACGTTAATCCTTTTTTGGGAACGGATTTTTTCGGGCACACTTTTCCCGGCCCGGCCCTTCCCTATGGAATGGTTCATTTGAGTCCGGATGTGGGAACCGACGGATGGACGTATTGTGCCGGCTATATCTATCAGTCAACTTCGATTATTGGCTTCAGCCATACTCATTGGAGTGGTGTGGGCATGGTGAATGGCGGTGAGGTGATGCTTATGCCCACAGTGGGCAATATGCTGCAGGTAGTCCCGGGCACAGAGGAAAACCCGGATAGTGGCTATCGTTCCCGCTACTCACACCTGGAGGAGGAAGCATCACCTGGCTATTACTCAGTCATGCTCAAAGACTACGATGTGAAGGTGGAACTGACCACCACCCGGCGTGTTGGGCTGCATCGCTATACTTTCCCCAAAGCAGCAAACTCCAGGGTGATACTGGACCTGGGGCATCAGATAGGAAGTACTTATTCCGAGGAAAACTCGGAATTGAGTATAGTGAATAACAGTCGGATTGAAGGGGTGAAAACGACCCAGCAGGGCAAGTTGTATTTTGTTGCTGAATTCAGTAAGCCGTTTCTATACTACGGTACCTTCGATGCCAACTATGTGACTCCAGAGTCGGGCGCCAGTATTTTTCCTTATAAAAGTGGAGAAGCCGGTAAGAAAATTGGGGCCTTTGTGCAGTTTGAAACCGACGAGAAAGAGCAAGTCCTTGTAAAAGTGGGGATTTCTTATGTCGACTTGGCAGGAGCAAGGAAGAACCTGGAAGCTGAAATTCCCGATTGGGATTTTGAACAGGTAAGAAAGGCGGCCAGTCAGGTTTGGGAAAAGGAGCTTTCTACCATTCAAATTGATGGCGCTTCCGACAATCAAAAGCAGATTTTCTATTCCGCCCTCTACCGCTCGTTCTTGTCGCAATACATATCCCAGGACGTAGATGGCAGGTACAGGGGATCCGACGGTAAAATACACGTCGCTAAAGGCTTCGATTTTTACGGTTCTTTTTCGTGTTGGGACACCTATCGTTCGCAACATCCTTTGTTAACCTTAACTGCACCGGAGCATGTCAATGATTTTATCCGGTCGATTGAAGCCAAAGTAGATAACTTTGGGTGGCTGCCTGCTCAGCATTTTCAGGGTGTTTTTAAGGAGTCGATGGTGGGCGACCACCTGATTCCGGTGATTGTGGATGCGTATATGAAAGGCTACCGTGACTATGACATTAAGAAGCTGTACGCTGCCATGCGCACCAAAGCCTTGCAAAACCCTCAGCCTCCTGTGCCTGAATACATGGGAAGAGCAGGTTTGGCGTATTACCTGGAGCTGGGCTACACACCTGTCGACCGGGTGACCGAAGCCGTGCCGAATACCCTGGAGCTTGCCTACGACGACTGGTGTATTGCGCAGCTGGCCCTGGAGCTCGGCAAGCAGGACGACTACAAGCTGTTTATGAAACGTGCCGGCAACTATGCCAAACTATGGGACAAGGAAACACAGTTTATGCGCCCCAGGAAAGCGGATGGAACATGGCTTGAGCCTCTGGGCAGCCATGAACAGGAAATTGAGCAATACGAGGGCCACCACTACTACAAATATTTTGATCCGTTGCTGGTGGGCCGTCGCCCCAACCGGCACTATACGGAATCCAATGCCTGGCAGTACGTTTGGTCGGTGCAGCACGATCCCCAGGGGTTGATTGATCTCTTTGGCGGCAATAAAGCGTTTACCAAAAAGCTGGATACGTTTTTTGAGATGAGCCCACTGATTACGCCGCCCAAATACGTCGGTGTGGTGGGCACCATAGGCCAGTATGTGCACGGCAACCAACCCTCGCATCATGTGGCCTATTTGTACAATTATGCAGGCCAACCCTGGAAAACGCAGGAGCGAGTCCGGCAGATTTGCGAAGAGCTGTATCGGCCGGGGCCGGGTGGGTTGTGCGGCAACGAAGACATGGGCTCATTGTCATCCTGGTATGTACTCAGCTCCCTGGGTATTTATGCCGTCACGCCCGGTTCTCCCAATTATGTGATTGGCAGCCCACTGTTTGGGGAGGCCACCCTTCAGCTCGCTGGAAATAAAACCTTTGCGATCAAAGCGCTCAACAACTCTAAAGACAATAAGTACATTAAGTCGGCGACATTAAATGGTGCTGCCTTCAACCGCACCTGGATTACCCAGGATGAAATCACAGCAGGAGGTGAGCTCATCTTCCGGATGGGGCCAACACCCAATGAGAAATGGGGTACGGGACGAGGCGCAGCGCCACCTTCGATGTCGGTAGGGAATTGA
- a CDS encoding VPS10 domain-containing protein, whose product MISEKHIKYVLIFAMSIATLSGSLAQKFPSDKFQNLKIRNVGPANMSGRITAIAAVADTPTKVIYIGAASGGVWKSENGGTAWESIFDDAPTVNIGAIAVQQSNPSVVWAGTGEGNPRNSMNLGLGLFKSLDAGKTWKRVGLENSKTIHRIIIDPSDGNTVYVGVMGDPFTPHTERGLYKTTDGGLTWKKILYTNDKSGVADLVMDPTNPNKLLAAMYEHRRTPYSFTSGGPGSGLYMTYNGGETWKRLSEKEGLPAGELGRIGLAIAPSNPDRIYAKVEATKNALYRSDDGGLSWKMINDNPRFTNNRPFYFQELAVDTKDPNRLYNIYQPLHVSYDGGVSFDPVPMIPADETKGIHADFHAFWVDPNDPTFFIIGGDGGIGITHDHGKAWYFPETIPVAQFYHINVDEDMPYNVYGGMQDNGNWSGPGYVWKRGGIRTLYWQYLVGGDGFIIQPDSVDSRFGYGTSQNGELYRYDKLTGYYQHIQPRAPNMNTRLRYNWNAGFAQDPNNNDVAYHGSQFVHKTTDKGKTWTIISPDLTTNNPDHQKQDYGGLTIDASGAEIYNSIISLAVSYLDKNVIWAGSDDGLVHLTKDGGKTWTNVTANIKGLPKQAWLAQMQTSSHKAGEVWLVANNYRQGDYAPYLFRTQDYGKTWVRMAEASQVKGYALSVMPDSKEPKLVFLGTENGLWISIDEGKTWEQFKNGFPSVSTMDMTIQQRESALIVGTFGRAIWVLDDLLSLRELAKGKLDQQPLTALPVNDAVQVKGLFINPPGNIWTGFYTTFEGANKPFQKVEIPFFIKDNKAGDKAMAEMYNANNQLIQTISTDSVVAGLNYITWKLDEQMARLPGAWAGEDSRDIPVLPGDYKIVVKYGDASSETAVKVIPDPRFEYDEEVDKAVYTLSKRLNVSTEKLASAMARLQASDKTIEHVLTQAKAVAAKEVVTASEAIQQKIKALNDLARAPRPDKQVGAWQSFAVTATSKMSDAAQALRGRLFVPTSQDVKVIEEAEQLVGDFVKAVDSFYATEWAAYKKQVEEAELSWFRE is encoded by the coding sequence ATGATTTCTGAAAAGCACATCAAATACGTTCTCATTTTTGCCATGAGTATTGCTACCCTTTCTGGCAGTCTCGCACAAAAATTCCCTTCCGATAAATTCCAAAACCTCAAAATTCGCAATGTAGGCCCGGCCAATATGAGCGGGCGAATTACCGCCATTGCTGCTGTGGCCGACACTCCCACGAAGGTTATTTACATAGGTGCTGCCTCTGGAGGGGTGTGGAAATCAGAGAATGGTGGCACTGCCTGGGAAAGTATTTTTGATGATGCCCCAACCGTTAATATTGGCGCTATTGCCGTGCAGCAGAGCAACCCCAGTGTGGTATGGGCGGGTACTGGTGAGGGCAACCCCCGCAACTCCATGAACCTGGGTTTGGGCCTGTTCAAGTCGTTGGATGCTGGAAAAACGTGGAAGAGAGTAGGGCTGGAAAACTCCAAAACGATTCATAGGATTATCATTGATCCGAGTGACGGCAACACGGTATACGTAGGTGTGATGGGCGATCCGTTTACGCCACATACCGAACGGGGCTTGTACAAGACAACAGACGGTGGCCTTACCTGGAAGAAAATCCTTTATACCAACGACAAGTCTGGTGTTGCCGATCTGGTGATGGATCCAACTAACCCAAACAAGCTGCTTGCTGCCATGTATGAGCATCGGCGCACGCCCTACAGCTTCACGTCAGGTGGTCCAGGGTCTGGACTGTATATGACTTATAATGGTGGTGAGACCTGGAAGAGGCTGAGTGAAAAAGAAGGACTACCTGCGGGTGAGCTGGGTAGGATAGGATTGGCCATTGCCCCGAGTAACCCGGATCGGATTTATGCCAAAGTGGAGGCTACCAAAAATGCGCTTTATCGCAGCGACGACGGCGGCTTGTCGTGGAAGATGATCAACGATAATCCCCGGTTTACCAACAACAGGCCGTTCTACTTTCAGGAGCTGGCTGTGGACACCAAAGACCCGAACAGGCTCTACAACATCTACCAGCCACTGCATGTGAGCTACGACGGCGGTGTGTCTTTCGATCCGGTGCCGATGATCCCCGCTGACGAGACCAAGGGCATCCACGCCGACTTCCATGCCTTTTGGGTAGACCCCAACGATCCCACTTTCTTTATCATTGGTGGCGATGGAGGCATTGGCATCACCCACGACCATGGCAAAGCCTGGTATTTCCCTGAAACAATCCCCGTGGCACAGTTTTACCACATCAATGTGGATGAAGACATGCCCTACAATGTGTACGGCGGCATGCAGGACAACGGCAACTGGTCGGGCCCTGGTTATGTGTGGAAACGGGGTGGCATCCGCACGCTGTACTGGCAGTACCTGGTGGGTGGCGACGGCTTTATTATCCAGCCTGATTCGGTCGACTCCCGCTTTGGTTATGGTACTTCCCAAAATGGGGAGCTTTATCGCTATGACAAGCTGACGGGCTATTACCAGCACATTCAACCCAGGGCACCGAACATGAACACCCGCCTGCGCTACAACTGGAACGCTGGGTTTGCGCAGGATCCAAACAACAACGATGTGGCTTACCACGGCAGTCAGTTTGTGCACAAAACCACCGACAAGGGAAAAACCTGGACGATCATTTCGCCTGACCTCACCACCAATAACCCCGATCACCAAAAGCAGGACTACGGCGGACTCACCATTGATGCTTCCGGGGCGGAGATTTACAATTCGATCATAAGTCTGGCCGTGAGCTACCTTGACAAAAACGTTATTTGGGCGGGGTCTGACGATGGACTTGTGCATTTGACCAAGGACGGAGGCAAAACCTGGACGAATGTCACTGCCAATATCAAAGGCCTTCCAAAACAGGCTTGGCTTGCTCAGATGCAAACATCGTCCCACAAAGCAGGTGAAGTATGGCTGGTGGCCAATAACTATCGGCAGGGCGATTATGCACCTTACTTGTTTCGCACGCAGGACTACGGGAAAACCTGGGTACGCATGGCTGAAGCCAGTCAGGTAAAAGGGTATGCGTTGTCGGTGATGCCCGACAGCAAAGAACCAAAGCTGGTGTTTCTGGGGACTGAAAATGGTCTGTGGATCAGCATAGACGAAGGCAAGACCTGGGAGCAATTCAAGAATGGCTTTCCCTCTGTGTCTACGATGGACATGACGATACAGCAACGGGAATCGGCGCTGATTGTGGGCACCTTCGGTCGGGCCATTTGGGTGCTGGATGATCTGTTGTCGCTGCGTGAATTAGCCAAAGGCAAGCTGGATCAGCAGCCGTTGACAGCTTTACCAGTCAACGACGCCGTGCAGGTAAAGGGCTTGTTCATCAATCCCCCCGGCAATATCTGGACAGGCTTTTATACTACTTTCGAGGGTGCCAACAAGCCATTTCAGAAAGTGGAAATTCCGTTTTTTATCAAAGACAACAAAGCAGGTGACAAAGCCATGGCTGAGATGTACAATGCCAACAACCAGCTGATCCAAACAATAAGCACTGACAGTGTGGTGGCTGGGCTCAACTACATTACCTGGAAGCTCGACGAGCAAATGGCCCGCCTGCCGGGTGCGTGGGCAGGTGAGGACTCACGGGATATTCCTGTGCTGCCCGGCGACTATAAAATCGTGGTCAAGTATGGCGATGCCAGTTCAGAAACGGCGGTGAAGGTGATTCCCGATCCACGGTTTGAATACGACGAGGAGGTGGACAAGGCTGTGTATACTTTAAGCAAACGCCTGAATGTTTCTACTGAAAAGCTGGCCAGTGCCATGGCCAGGTTGCAAGCGAGCGACAAAACGATAGAACATGTGCTAACCCAGGCTAAAGCGGTCGCAGCCAAAGAAGTTGTGACGGCTTCCGAAGCCATACAGCAAAAAATCAAAGCGCTTAACGACCTGGCCCGTGCCCCACGCCCCGATAAGCAGGTGGGTGCCTGGCAGTCGTTTGCCGTAACGGCGACGTCTAAGATGAGTGATGCTGCTCAGGCGCTGAGAGGCCGACTTTTTGTGCCTACCAGCCAGGACGTGAAGGTAATCGAAGAGGCCGAGCAGTTGGTTGGGGACTTTGTGAAAGCGGTGGATAGTTTCTACGCTACCGAATGGGCTGCCTACAAAAAGCAGGTGGAGGAAGCGGAGCTGAGCTGGTTTCGGGAGTGA
- a CDS encoding short chain dehydrogenase yields MKMIIVGASGTMGSFLSKAFEKEHEIVRGDRHGMDVQVDITSPESIENMYKTTGAFDALICTAGPTFVGPWKNLTDKEFRQGVEGKMMGQINLVLIGQRYIKPKGSFTLITGALTDEPQRNFANASAANGAVEGFVRAAAIELENGIRINAVSPTVIENSPQYFPFFPGEIPTTMRQLEYGFRKSVFGAGTGQVIKTH; encoded by the coding sequence ATGAAGATGATCATTGTAGGTGCGTCAGGCACCATGGGAAGCTTTTTGTCAAAAGCTTTTGAAAAAGAACACGAAATCGTTCGGGGAGATCGTCACGGAATGGATGTGCAGGTAGACATTACCTCGCCCGAGTCCATCGAAAACATGTACAAAACAACCGGCGCATTTGACGCACTGATTTGCACCGCCGGGCCTACATTTGTTGGGCCGTGGAAGAACCTCACCGACAAAGAGTTTCGCCAGGGAGTGGAGGGCAAAATGATGGGGCAGATCAACCTGGTATTGATTGGTCAGCGCTACATCAAGCCCAAAGGTTCTTTTACTTTGATCACCGGGGCATTGACGGATGAGCCCCAGCGGAACTTTGCCAACGCATCGGCGGCCAATGGGGCGGTGGAGGGATTCGTTCGGGCAGCGGCCATTGAACTGGAAAATGGGATCAGGATCAATGCCGTAAGTCCAACGGTGATTGAAAACTCACCACAGTACTTTCCCTTTTTTCCCGGAGAAATACCAACAACGATGAGGCAGTTGGAATATGGTTTTCGCAAAAGTGTGTTCGGTGCTGGTACCGGTCAGGTGATCAAAACCCATTAG
- a CDS encoding NAD(P)/FAD-dependent oxidoreductase — METAIKYDVIIVGGSYAGLATGLALGRALRKVLIIDSGKPCNKQTPHSHNFLTQDGTAPAEIASIAKQQVSAYATVSFLNDRVQSARKLESGFEVFVPSGESFTARKLVFATGIKDVMPEIPGFKESWGKSLLHCPYCHGYEVRGQKTGILANGDSGYEFCMLIANWTSDLTLYTNGNSTLTHEQTTSLYNHKINIVEDQIYKLDQTNGYLSSVQFKTGRAELVTALYSRLPFQQHCDTPQQLGCELTSDGYINVDTAQKTSVPGVYACGDNVTRMRTVANAVSMGTTTGLMVNKELIEEEF; from the coding sequence ATGGAGACTGCAATAAAGTACGATGTAATCATCGTTGGAGGAAGCTATGCCGGACTGGCTACAGGCCTCGCACTAGGCAGAGCGCTGAGAAAGGTGCTGATCATCGACAGTGGAAAACCCTGCAACAAGCAAACGCCACACTCGCACAATTTCCTTACGCAGGACGGCACAGCCCCGGCAGAAATTGCTTCAATAGCCAAACAGCAGGTGTCGGCTTACGCCACGGTAAGCTTTCTGAACGACCGGGTGCAAAGTGCCAGAAAACTGGAGAGTGGCTTTGAGGTTTTTGTGCCATCCGGCGAATCGTTTACAGCCAGGAAATTAGTTTTTGCGACTGGCATCAAAGACGTTATGCCTGAGATTCCGGGTTTTAAGGAGAGCTGGGGTAAAAGCTTACTCCACTGCCCCTATTGCCACGGATACGAAGTGCGAGGCCAGAAAACCGGCATACTCGCCAACGGCGATAGTGGCTATGAATTCTGCATGCTCATTGCCAATTGGACAAGCGACCTAACGCTATATACCAACGGCAACAGCACGCTCACGCATGAGCAAACTACCAGTCTGTACAATCATAAGATCAACATCGTAGAAGATCAAATCTACAAGTTAGACCAAACAAACGGCTACCTCAGTAGCGTCCAGTTCAAGACCGGCAGGGCAGAGCTGGTCACTGCCCTCTATTCCAGGCTCCCTTTTCAGCAGCACTGCGACACTCCACAACAACTGGGCTGCGAGCTCACCAGCGATGGCTACATCAATGTAGACACTGCGCAAAAAACTTCGGTGCCAGGTGTATATGCTTGCGGCGACAACGTCACCCGCATGCGCACGGTTGCCAATGCGGTCTCGATGGGCACAACCACGGGATTGATGGTGAACAAAGAGCTGATAGAAGAAGAATTTTAA
- a CDS encoding type II CAAX endopeptidase family protein: MHSVFFRVTLLLLISNVLRAQDEKPLKAADYLLTLDNSRDSLYKQVIVGFERYLAQHPEDVDVRLEHCELIGTAFYDAYDDYNPLEREYTNCVEGIISDFPTNHKVLLYQLAHSWGDSAVTVANKILEMNRSDPNSWTNQELSIAYQKLANTYEYNGTPDQVIESAELAQSLNDTLDLTYLLAQQYKKKNLYSKATELLLSSIDSADDNLMSYNKAILLLELGVDKKALELFQLIQKDTTLYIDNGKIAQALIVNEKYSEARKYLLRDLSSSYDKSAVLHDLFVFDYQHSPPDTLLATYNQLMEESFHNDTFGKYRFMLLFKAPFRGWKFNDIFKLVLFLLLLVIPFSIPYIYVLPIDFISRRFGIENDAPALKSSNWRLTDFWIISSFVIVIDVLVWMIFNYPDLLSTFFSDMYVGEENKISLNQANQAIAYFFLMLIMTLGYLKKTDFRVLQSTEWKIGKSIGLGMLFAFLFRTSYFALARNGILPGLEASMLSSVMDYLKSINQYYHPFLAFLLAVVIVPFYEEFIFRGIILNSLDRRIKFIAANVIQSALFALLHENTSLFLFYFSTGIIVGWMAKKSNSLVPALSFHATNNFFAFIAIMRM, encoded by the coding sequence ATGCATTCTGTCTTCTTCAGGGTTACCCTTTTGCTCTTAATTTCCAATGTTTTGCGTGCCCAAGACGAAAAGCCACTAAAGGCCGCAGACTATTTGCTGACTCTTGATAATTCACGAGATTCACTCTACAAACAAGTTATAGTTGGTTTTGAAAGATATCTTGCGCAACACCCAGAGGATGTTGATGTTAGACTTGAACATTGTGAGCTCATTGGAACTGCTTTCTATGATGCATATGATGACTACAACCCTTTAGAAAGAGAGTACACCAACTGCGTTGAGGGAATAATCTCAGATTTTCCAACCAATCATAAAGTTTTACTTTATCAGTTAGCCCACTCCTGGGGAGATTCCGCTGTCACAGTTGCAAACAAGATATTGGAAATGAATCGTTCAGATCCCAATAGCTGGACCAATCAAGAATTGTCTATCGCCTACCAAAAATTAGCAAATACATATGAGTATAATGGTACACCGGATCAGGTCATAGAAAGTGCAGAACTAGCTCAATCTTTAAATGACACACTTGACCTCACCTACTTGCTTGCTCAACAATATAAAAAAAAGAACCTCTACAGCAAAGCAACTGAGCTTTTGCTAAGCAGTATTGATTCAGCAGATGATAATTTAATGTCTTACAACAAAGCTATTCTACTATTAGAACTTGGTGTAGACAAGAAAGCTCTTGAGTTATTCCAACTTATTCAGAAGGATACAACATTATACATTGACAATGGTAAAATAGCCCAAGCACTAATAGTCAATGAAAAGTATTCGGAAGCCAGAAAGTATTTACTGAGAGACTTGTCGTCATCCTATGATAAATCAGCAGTTCTACATGACTTGTTTGTATTTGACTATCAACACAGTCCACCTGACACACTTCTTGCCACTTATAACCAACTTATGGAGGAGAGCTTCCACAACGATACTTTTGGAAAGTATCGATTCATGTTGTTGTTCAAAGCTCCATTTAGAGGTTGGAAGTTTAACGATATATTCAAGTTGGTTTTGTTTCTTTTATTGTTAGTTATCCCCTTCTCTATCCCTTACATATATGTATTGCCAATTGATTTTATTTCAAGAAGATTCGGTATAGAAAATGATGCCCCAGCATTAAAATCATCCAATTGGCGCTTAACTGATTTCTGGATAATATCTTCTTTTGTCATTGTCATCGACGTTTTAGTTTGGATGATTTTTAACTATCCAGACCTTCTTTCTACATTTTTCAGTGACATGTACGTAGGGGAAGAGAACAAAATAAGCTTGAATCAGGCCAATCAAGCAATTGCTTACTTCTTTTTGATGTTGATAATGACTCTAGGATATCTTAAAAAAACAGATTTCCGAGTCCTTCAATCAACAGAATGGAAAATTGGAAAAAGTATTGGTTTAGGGATGCTATTCGCATTCTTATTTAGAACTAGTTATTTTGCTTTAGCACGAAATGGAATTTTACCTGGATTGGAGGCTTCTATGCTCAGCAGCGTCATGGATTATTTGAAATCAATTAACCAATACTATCACCCTTTTTTAGCTTTTCTCCTCGCAGTAGTCATAGTTCCGTTTTACGAGGAATTTATTTTCAGAGGCATCATCCTCAACAGCTTAGATCGCAGGATCAAATTTATTGCTGCCAATGTGATTCAGTCGGCGCTATTTGCACTTCTGCATGAGAACACCTCACTTTTTCTTTTTTACTTTTCAACAGGGATCATCGTGGGGTGGATGGCGAAAAAATCAAATAGTCTGGTGCCAGCGTTAAGCTTTCACGCAACCAATAATTTTTTTGCTTTTATTGCGATTATGCGAATGTAG
- a CDS encoding DUF433 domain-containing protein — protein MENQLLNRITVNPDICHGKPTIRNKRYTVDLILDLLSAGSTHAEILEDYPGLEENDILACLATG, from the coding sequence ATGGAAAATCAACTCTTAAATAGAATTACAGTCAATCCCGACATTTGCCATGGAAAGCCTACCATTAGAAACAAACGATATACGGTCGACTTGATTCTAGACCTTTTGTCAGCAGGGTCGACCCATGCCGAAATCTTGGAAGATTATCCTGGCCTGGAGGAAAATGATATCTTGGCATGTTTGGCAACGGGCTGA